One genomic region from Flagellimonas oceani encodes:
- a CDS encoding helix-turn-helix domain-containing protein, giving the protein MAILINLDLMLAKREMKSNELAEKIGITTANLSILKTGKAKAIRFTTLEAICEALDCQPGDILEYSDKK; this is encoded by the coding sequence ATGGCTATTTTAATCAACTTGGACCTTATGCTTGCCAAACGCGAGATGAAAAGCAACGAACTCGCAGAAAAAATTGGTATAACGACAGCAAATTTATCCATCCTAAAAACAGGAAAAGCCAAAGCAATTCGATTTACCACTTTAGAGGCTATTTGTGAAGCTTTGGATTGCCAACCTGGTGATATATTGGAGTATTCGGATAAGAAATAA
- a CDS encoding DUF2975 domain-containing protein encodes MKKSTTYLKYIVNFLLIAITLEIILKGCKFPLIILAKLDLIHQYVPTNFSSLDIILLTINFMLLIYMGWLLLKLRKTVYNSKASSLFSKQNKLIFQSVGMGIIYYSIAIFIVRILELYAENVGINDNPSAYNLGYSLGYHLGELIGGRIPLLVIGIFILILADLIQDGYHLKQENDLTI; translated from the coding sequence ATGAAAAAATCAACCACCTACTTAAAATACATCGTCAACTTCTTATTGATTGCCATTACACTCGAAATTATTTTAAAGGGGTGTAAATTCCCCTTGATTATTTTAGCGAAGTTGGATTTGATTCATCAATACGTTCCCACCAATTTCAGTAGTTTGGACATCATTCTACTTACTATCAATTTTATGCTATTGATTTACATGGGATGGTTACTCTTGAAACTCAGAAAGACCGTATATAATTCGAAAGCATCATCCCTATTTTCCAAACAAAACAAGTTGATATTTCAAAGCGTTGGTATGGGTATCATTTACTACTCCATCGCCATTTTTATAGTCAGGATACTGGAGCTTTACGCTGAAAACGTAGGAATTAACGATAACCCAAGCGCCTATAATTTAGGTTACAGTTTAGGGTACCATTTGGGAGAGCTTATCGGGGGCAGAATACCTCTTCTGGTAATAGGAATATTTATTTTGATTTTAGCTGATTTGATTCAGGATGGCTATCATTTAAAACAAGAAAACGACCTTACCATTTAG
- a CDS encoding AsmA-like C-terminal region-containing protein — protein MKLIFLKKRKFWWRFVAITFVLPISLFGTLLFYIHNAQKDIIADEISALNQQHKGLIVLADSKLSLFGNFPYISMKLYDLQIYESKADNAPLIINIDNLYVGLNLWDITKGKYDIQSLRAKEGTFNMVLHKDGTNNLQNALKGTGETEEDEPFNFHLKKIKLQNLDIHKLDEATNMDIETFIHEANGGFKLSEDSITAHVETNFQLNVFDNGKQTYVHHKNFELSTDISFNKNTGILDIKPSRITMEHGDFELDGSLDTRNDMNIDLRIKGSKPNFDMFIAFAPENLIPVLERYKNQGKIYLNGVVQGPLKDGRMPFIEADFGASEAYLENTKERKRINQMGFNGHFTNGEARSMKTMKFTLANMNAKLESGNFSGSIMVENFEEPEVDMQLDVDFNLAFMTKFLNITDIENASGNVSLKMNFHDIIDLDNPENALSDLNKAYFSELKVSNLSIASSDMPAPLEQLDMQLLMNGKQATLDTFNIKMGKSDLSITGYVSDLPAIFHHTETPVNVHLDIQSNVLDLAELTRYSTTEKKGVNEQITDLSAGFSFIASAKDFTESQYLPKGEFFVDSLYAKLKHYPHQLHDFHADILIDDKDLKIVDFMGQIDDSDFHLNGLAHDYRFWMKDTLNGNVDLEITLASDLLRLEDIFSYKGENYVPEQYRHEEFEKLTLHVNSRMHYKDSALHSIDLDMDRLDTKMHLHPMRFQDFNGRIHYEDKHLVVENLQGKIGRTVFDLNLNYYLGEDQSIKKRDNSFALNANYIDYDQLFSFNAKPSTPKNALEIDSSNVTEHEKAFNIYELPFTDMQFDIQVDHFIRNRIDFKNINARLRTTQNHYVYVDTLSMDAAGGHLNMSGYFNGSDPKHIYLSPNLTLTRVDIDQLLFKFENFGQDHLVSENLHGKVSSQIKGKIRVYPDLVPNLDESEIHMAVEVLNGRLVNYKPMSMLSDYMGDKNLENVRFDTLQNRLDIVNGKMNIPKMTVESTLGHMELSGSQDLEHNIEYYFKIPWKTVKRAAVYKLFGNKKNKDSIPTDDKIIEVDPNKKIRYLNLKIHGNINDYKISLGKDKS, from the coding sequence ATGAAACTCATATTCTTAAAAAAGCGAAAGTTCTGGTGGCGGTTCGTTGCTATTACGTTCGTTTTACCTATATCTCTTTTTGGGACGCTGTTGTTTTATATCCATAATGCACAAAAAGATATCATAGCAGATGAAATAAGCGCTCTCAACCAACAACACAAAGGACTCATTGTGTTAGCAGATTCCAAATTATCCCTCTTCGGCAACTTTCCGTACATCTCAATGAAATTATACGATTTACAAATTTATGAGAGTAAAGCGGATAATGCACCTCTGATCATCAATATTGACAACCTCTATGTTGGCTTGAACCTTTGGGACATTACAAAAGGTAAATACGACATTCAGTCACTGCGAGCCAAAGAAGGAACCTTCAATATGGTGCTTCATAAAGATGGGACCAACAATCTCCAAAACGCACTCAAGGGCACTGGGGAAACCGAAGAAGATGAACCTTTCAACTTCCACCTTAAAAAAATCAAACTACAAAATCTAGACATCCATAAATTGGACGAAGCCACCAATATGGATATTGAGACCTTTATCCACGAGGCAAATGGCGGATTCAAATTGAGTGAAGATTCCATTACGGCACATGTTGAAACGAATTTTCAATTGAATGTCTTTGACAATGGAAAACAAACATATGTGCATCACAAAAATTTTGAGCTTAGCACCGATATTTCATTTAATAAAAACACAGGAATACTTGATATAAAGCCTTCCCGAATTACCATGGAGCATGGTGATTTTGAACTTGATGGCTCCCTTGATACCAGGAACGACATGAACATTGACCTTAGGATCAAAGGGTCCAAACCAAACTTTGATATGTTCATCGCCTTTGCACCAGAAAATCTCATCCCTGTCTTGGAACGTTACAAAAATCAAGGGAAAATATATCTTAACGGAGTAGTACAAGGACCGCTAAAAGATGGGAGAATGCCCTTTATTGAAGCTGACTTCGGCGCAAGCGAGGCCTATTTGGAAAACACCAAAGAAAGAAAACGCATCAATCAAATGGGCTTCAATGGGCACTTCACAAATGGAGAGGCCCGTAGTATGAAAACTATGAAGTTTACACTTGCCAATATGAATGCCAAGTTGGAGTCCGGAAATTTTTCAGGTTCTATTATGGTCGAAAATTTTGAAGAACCCGAAGTGGACATGCAATTGGATGTAGATTTCAATTTAGCGTTCATGACCAAGTTTTTAAATATTACCGATATCGAGAATGCATCAGGGAATGTATCGCTAAAGATGAATTTTCATGACATTATTGATTTGGACAACCCCGAAAATGCTCTTAGCGACTTGAACAAGGCCTATTTCAGTGAGCTTAAAGTTTCCAACCTCAGTATTGCTTCATCGGATATGCCAGCACCCTTGGAACAGCTTGATATGCAACTTTTAATGAACGGCAAACAAGCTACATTGGACACCTTCAATATAAAAATGGGCAAATCAGACCTTTCCATAACAGGATATGTGTCAGACCTTCCCGCAATTTTCCACCATACAGAAACACCTGTGAACGTACACTTGGATATTCAATCGAATGTTTTGGACCTCGCCGAGTTGACACGGTATTCAACAACGGAAAAGAAAGGTGTAAATGAACAGATAACCGATTTAAGCGCGGGGTTCTCTTTTATTGCTTCTGCCAAAGACTTTACCGAATCCCAATATTTGCCCAAAGGAGAATTTTTTGTGGATAGTTTGTATGCGAAACTCAAACACTACCCTCATCAACTACATGATTTTCATGCAGACATCCTTATAGATGACAAAGACTTGAAAATAGTGGATTTTATGGGCCAGATTGACGATTCCGACTTTCACTTGAATGGATTGGCCCATGATTATAGGTTCTGGATGAAGGATACGCTAAATGGAAATGTGGATTTAGAAATCACCTTGGCCTCGGATTTACTTCGTTTGGAAGACATATTTTCCTATAAGGGCGAAAATTATGTTCCTGAACAATATCGTCACGAAGAGTTTGAAAAATTGACCTTGCACGTGAATTCTAGAATGCATTACAAAGATTCTGCTTTACATTCCATAGACCTAGACATGGATAGGCTTGACACCAAAATGCACCTTCACCCTATGCGATTTCAGGATTTCAATGGTAGAATACATTATGAGGATAAACATCTTGTTGTTGAAAACCTACAAGGAAAGATTGGAAGAACTGTTTTTGACCTTAACCTGAATTATTATCTAGGAGAAGACCAAAGCATTAAAAAGCGTGATAACAGTTTTGCATTGAACGCGAACTATATTGATTATGATCAACTTTTTAGTTTCAACGCAAAACCTTCAACACCAAAAAATGCCTTGGAAATTGATTCTAGCAATGTGACGGAGCACGAGAAAGCTTTCAATATTTACGAACTGCCCTTTACCGATATGCAATTTGATATCCAGGTGGACCATTTTATTCGTAATCGTATCGATTTCAAGAATATAAATGCCCGTTTACGCACAACACAAAATCATTATGTGTATGTGGACACCCTTAGCATGGATGCTGCTGGCGGACATTTAAATATGTCAGGTTACTTTAATGGTAGTGACCCTAAGCACATTTATCTAAGCCCTAATTTAACCCTTACAAGGGTAGATATAGACCAATTGTTGTTCAAATTTGAGAACTTCGGACAAGATCATTTGGTGTCAGAAAATTTGCATGGAAAGGTTTCTTCCCAAATCAAGGGAAAAATAAGAGTTTATCCTGACTTGGTGCCCAATTTGGACGAATCAGAAATACATATGGCCGTTGAGGTATTAAATGGTCGGTTGGTGAATTATAAACCAATGTCGATGCTATCGGACTATATGGGTGACAAAAATCTAGAAAATGTTCGATTTGACACCCTTCAAAACCGTTTGGACATTGTCAACGGAAAAATGAACATCCCCAAGATGACCGTTGAATCCACTTTAGGACATATGGAACTTTCCGGTAGCCAAGATTTGGAACACAATATTGAATACTATTTTAAGATTCCGTGGAAAACCGTTAAGAGAGCAGCGGTCTATAAGTTATTTGGAAATAAAAAGAACAAAGATTCCATTCCCACAGATGATAAGATCATTGAGGTTGACCCCAATAAAAAAATACGATATCTGAATCTAAAGATTCATGGAAACATTAATGACTATAAAATATCTTTGGGAAAAGATAAATCGTAA